A window of Sphaeramia orbicularis chromosome 8, fSphaOr1.1, whole genome shotgun sequence genomic DNA:
TGAGGAAAGATGAGGAGATACAGAATGAAACCACACAACACATCAAGACATACTACTTAGGTGTCATCCGATATATGTGGTTCATGTAGGTTTACTTTCACCCCCTTTATTACAGTGCGGTTAATACAACACATTGTTCAAAACACATTTAGAAGCAAAAACTGGAGTTAATGCAGCTCTATAAATTAATTTAAATACAAATTCTCCTTTAAAAAAAGGACCCTGTTTATGCCATATTTTTACATGTCAGTGCTAACAAATGCGGTACCTGGACAGGTGTTCTTATTACAAGCAATGGCACAGGCCTCTAGAACTTTCTCAGCTCGTCCTCCATCAGTTCCTTTACTGCGCAGGTCGAGCAGGATCAAATGATTGTCAGAGCCACCTAGAGAAGACAAGACAACGACTTTACAaaccactaaaaaaaaataataactcacCCATTTAGAGCCCCTTCTTAACTCCACCAACAGCAAATCCAGTCTATCATCACCCTTACTAAAAAGTAATTTATGAATGTGTAAGGTTAAAGAATTAGTTGTCAGTAACTGAGTGATGATTAATATGAATATGTCTGGAGAAATATTACTCAATATATACATAATAACCCATGTTCTGGTCTCAGTCATTTACCAGTCACAATCTTGTAGCCATGGTCAATGAGGGCGCTGGAAAGAGCTCTGCAATTAGCCAGAACCTGCATCTGATAGGCCTTGAACTCTGGTGTCATGGCTTGTTTTAGAGCGACAGCAACACCTGAGGACAAGCAGCCAGAGGAGACCATGATCTAAAGGAGATTGAACAAGAAGATAACACTGGCAGTGATGTCAAAAGGAGAACCGTAACGAGACGATACCGGCGATCGCATGGTTGTGTGGCCCTCCCTGCAGCCCTGGAAATACAGCCTGATTGATGAGAGATTCCAGGTTGTACAGGATTTCTTTTCCCTTAGCATCTACACTCCGCACACCTGTTAGTGttgaaagacaaaaacacagggggagaaaaaggagaacACCAAAGGTTAAGCTGGAAGCACTAACACATATAACAAGTATTAATGAGAAAATGATAACATTGGTTTCTGTTTTTCACAGAAGCATCGTGATGGCTCCCAACCTTTCCTGAAGAAGATAAGTCCAGCACGGCATCCACGCAGTGTCTTATGTGTTGTTGTGGTAACAATGTCACAGTACTCAAAGGGTGAGGGCACCACTCCTGCAGCAACTAATCCACTGATATGAGCCATGTCCGCCATGAGATATGCTCCGTTCTCATTAGCAATCTGTCTCATGCGGGCGTAGTCAAGGTTACGGGAATAGCAGCTTGTacctgaataataataatttaaaaaaagacagagatgagtatgagacttttttttaataaacagttCTTCTTGATTGTTCCTCTAATAATTTCTAAGTAAATGCAATGTTTGAAATAATAGTGAAAGCCTTGTTTCAAGGCTGAAATTTaagcatgtttgtttttttaggggGGGATAAAACCTCACTGCAGGCCCAGAAAAAGCTGATTTCACCAGCTTCATCTTTATTGAATTATAACAAGCTGCTCTGTATGAGTTATTACTGGCTATAGAAACCATATTTTAGAGGAAATCATGGAGTATTTTCAGTGTCACTATAAACGCAATTACAATGGCCAAGAGCACCATTTTCACTCGTTTATAATAGATTTTAATTCCTTCCCAGTGACCATCTCAGATGAGTCCTTCCTTTTTCCAGGATAAAGGGTGGCCTGTTTAGCAGTTTTATGCTTAACTCAGCTCTAACTCATGGACAACCTTTTGTAGAATATTTTAACTACACAGACCATATGTGCATGTCCACATTGTGTACTCAAGTACAAACATGGCTAAATACCTGAATCAATACAGTCTGCACTCTGCACTGAAACTGCAGAGTTAGAGCTTATAAAAGCAAAAACCCTTTTAAATAAATCATCCTTTATTTCTGGTATCATTTTAAACGACAGAAAAGACAACTCTTGATCAGTAAGATTGTCTAAAATTCCACTGAAAACATTTAGAAATTTCCTGTTTTTGTCCTTGATTGTTTAAAACATCTTAACTGGATACAGTATTTACTTGTTTATTAGTGTGAATCTTCATtgctttttttcactgttgtaaCAATGTCTCCTGGCCAAATAACTcttaaaaaacatattttaaccTTAACGACTTTtactatgctaaaaaaaaaaggtataactttgaaaaccacaaaaagtAATTATGGTGTGCACTTCTGCACAAACCTGCAATGATGAGTTTGGGATGGAACAGCCGAGCGTTTTCTTGCAGCCTGTCATAGTCAATGTAGCCTGTCTCTGGATTTACCTGCAGACAGGAAGACCAAGTCATTAGAAATATTTTGAAATAGCTATAttgaatatgcaaaaaataactggTGCAACTCAAGTTTAAACACTTACTATTTAAATAAAAgtcagtagaaaaaaacaaaacaatttagtGGCAACCCAACAGATTCTtgggtgtaatttttttttttttaccttatatggCATAGACTCAAAAAATATAGATGTTGCAGAGATTTTCTTCTTCTCAGTCATAAAGCCGTGGGTCAGGTGACCTCCATCAGGAAGGTCCAGTCCCATGATCCTTCCATGGGGCTCCACAACAGCCGTGTAGACAGCAAAATTAGCTGGTGAACCTTAAAAAGAAACACGAAACCATGACAAAATGATAGGAACAATCAATATGTATCAGTTAGCCACTAAACCAAGCACTGACCTTGTTCTCATTTGATGCGACACAGTGTCTTTAATACAGTGCTGCATTAACTATTTCTTTTGTATAATActataattgttttgttttgttttctagtGATTATTTGTTTCAAGCATTTGTTGGTAGTGTtgtttgtattgtgcttttatatcctcctgagatgcagcaatgtatttttgtcctctgtaggggacaaaagtttgacagttttacttaaaaaatgctgtccattgcaaaggacattccattaaaaaatacataaataaataaaaataactttaaaaatatatctgaaaaaacgattgcattatgtagtttccaattaagacagtttaatgaaaaaaaaaaaaaaaaaaaaatcaaaaattttcactttcctgggtctcacgAGGATAtatccaaaataaaacattcagttGTTTAAATCTGTATTTCATACCTGAGTATGGCTGCACATTGATGCCCCATTTGTCTGAGTCCAGACCATAGGCCTCCAGTGCCCTCTTCTGACAGAGCCTCTCCAGCTCATCAACATGTTCAGTTCCACCATAATACCTGAAATTATGAAGCAATGGATAAGAGaataaagtaaaaagcactgggaTTTAATCAcctcttaaaaataaataatcctTTTGAGGAACTGTTGTACCTCTGACCAGGATATCCTTCAGAATACTTGTTGTTCATACAGGAACCTAGAGCTTCCAAAACAGCTCTGCTCGCAAAGTTCTCCGAAGCGATCAGCTCTAGACCATACGTCTGCCTGTGCTTCTCCTTTTTTATGATGGAGAACACCTGTAACAAACATACAAAAGTTACACACAAGTAACAACATTATTGCCACAGGAGTTTTGTAGGAAATAATTGTGAACAGTACTTTGTGGCTCCAGCAGTCTGACTTGATTTGACTAAAACACTTACACAACTGGCTGCTTCATCTGTTTTGTGGCAATAAGTAGGTTATGGCTGCCTGAAATACCTCAGGCTGTggaaaactgaaaatacaaaccTCAGAGTCACTGACAGACAGAGGCTCCAACATCATCTTGTTGTGTGAATCCCATGTTTCTTTGCTCACACAGTGTCCGTTTGTCAAAGACATGATTGCAGTTTTTCTGCTCACACAAAGTGGAAATCTAAGacagaaaatacattttagtaAATCTTGACtcaaagacacaacagaaatcacaataaaattacagtGTTGCTGTTTTGATGAGTATACAATGAGTGGTGACAGGCTGTTGTTACAGTCCAGTGCCTCAGACAAAGGACTCCACATACACAAACAAATCTCTGCTGACCTGCTGTCCATGTGTTGTGGCGTGATGTGGCCTTATACTTAAACTTTGGACTattacacaaacacactaaacgcACGAACTGAAAAGTGGGTCATAACAACACAACTCCGATAAGATAACACGCTAACAGCTGCTAAATCTTTGCTGTGTGTAGTTTCCAAGTCTTTATCTGAATATACTCATTTTATTGAGTTAAAGTCACTTCAGGTCAATCACACAGCCGAGCATATGACATTTATTACAAACTGACCCAGACAGTCAGCAACGAGTGAATATGAAGAGTGAGGTAGTTAACGGCATAGTAGCTAACATTGAGGATAAAATAGgactagattaaaaacataactaTAAAGAACAAAAAAGTTGAAAGCCAGACTTTGACGGGAAGCGCGCCTTAAATGACTAGCCACTAGCTACTTTCTTGTGTTCAAGTGTCCCAGGGTGGGGGGACTATTATGCTAAATGTGACCAAATAACAGGTTAAATGCTAAATGCAGTTGCTGCTAAAATGACCTCTAATAGCTAACAcgaatcttattttttttaactatagtATTCTCATTTTCCTGTTGAACTTTAGCGGACTCACCAGTAGAGGAGAGACTCCCGCCGCTGACAGCTGCAGACCGGAATGAAGTGAACAACAGACCCGCTCTCTTCTGTCATTAACAAGTCACACAggttgaagaaagaaaaaaaaaaaaaaacccacttgttCACTCCTCGGAATAAAGTCCGCGAAACTTTCCACCAATCAGCgcgcttctttttcttcttctgttgagTAATAGCTGAGAATCGGTGATAAAGTGAAACAGCGCCATCTAGTGTGCTGGAGGGAGGACTATATTTGAACTGAAGCGTATGTATCTAATTACATAGTCTGGTAGTTATAAATAAGAATGTTTCTCCCAAATAGTgagcatttaaaaaaacagatgttaccCAGTTAAATACAATATACAAACAATTAGTCTGCTATGTTATTGTGCTTTTATCACGTGTTTATGTCTACTTTCTTTCTATTACACATTTTGTTTGTTGCCAGTGTTGCCAAGACTCAGAACAGTTTTTGACCTGtgctgttttattcagtttttctaaAGTATCTCTATACCCAAGCATCAACAAACAGCTGTCAAACATCATCTGATTCAGGAGACTCTCAACTTCATTTGGTTGATGTAAAGttaacattttatattttctttgtcTGAAAATACTGtccaaatatgatttttttcgtGTGCATCCTATaggaggtttatttatttatttattcagaaagCAGAACATAAAATAGTAAATGTTTTAGACGTCCAACTTAATTATTGTCCAATCTTGACTTGGCAAATTACAGCCATTTACTGGCTCAACTTTTTAATGAAATAATCAGTGCTGCTCAATGTCACAGTTTAAACACAATCACTGAAGAGCACCTCAGACACCTGAATAAGACCTATGTAGTATTTCTGAAAAGCTTATAAACTCCACTTTACCTGACTTTTTTAAACATAGGGGCAGAATTAATGGTTCAATGACTGGCTTTTATTCAGTCATACACATTAAGCCCTTTCCACCTAGTCAGATTAACGAAATAAAGTAGTTTTCTAATTTATTCACCTTGACTATTAGTCTGATTTGTACAAGTCGGAACCTTATGTCTCTATAGTATTTCTTTCATCTGTTGGTCGTCATGTTTCTTCTGTATTACattttgaagatcagtttattcTGTGATGCTTTCTTATTCAAATGTTTAAATAGCGTCCTGAAGTGAAcataacaaacaaaaacctgcCCTTCTACTGTGTTAGgttcataaaataaaaatgaagaaaactactTTTATACTACCTGGTaactttattttcttcattaataTCTTAAAAACCTGTAAACCTACACTATTTTGTTATGGCAAAAACTTATTTATGCCATTACAGACTACCAAATCTCCCCTCTACCACCAACTCCTGGTGATTTTTTGTAAAGCTACaaaaattctgttttattttcatttccataTACTATAGTGACTGATCCCTTTTCATAGCAAAGCACCCAACATAGGCTCTTGTATGTAAGACCGGAAAGACTTTGTGAGTATTTTTCCCTCAGTGGGctataaataagttaataaataaacacacatttgACCAGTTTCATCATATTAATCTGAAATATTTTCATGACTCTGTTATATACAATGTAAGATCCCAAAAAACTTAGTGGCAAAGCTCAGTTAGCAAGGTTGGTACAATTGTACAGTGATAAGTATATCATTATTAATATCATGTACAAGCTCATCGGTTATTCCAGGTGTACGTGAAGACCGATGTATTCTCAACTGTAGCTTTACTTCCTGGCAGGATCAACAAGGCAATTATTCCATGCCAAAATATACATGACCCGTCTTCCACGGGGTCTCCTCAGCCATTTCCCAAATGGTCGTATGATACAGTTATGTGAAATAATCTTCATAGCTCTTCCTTTAAAAATAGTCAAATATATATTGCGCGAGTCCATGAATGTGTGAAAATGCCTCTGATAAATACTCTGCATCATTTCAGGGAGAGAGAGTTCATTCCTCTAGCTGCCGCCGCCGCTGCTTCTTTTGCTGGAAGTTAAAATAAAACAGTTAatttaaaaattatatttaacataTAAGTAGATGTGAAAGAACTTTCTAGAAGGTGGTCTAATTCTCATTCTAAAAATTGCCCCATTCACAAATGTTCTGCTGGTGGTGCAGTATTTACAACCACTGAGTAATACAGTAATTGCTGTGCTGTTacctttcttctcttcttctttcttttttgctgCCTCCTCTCTCTGTTTCCTGATAATGGCGAGGCGAGCGAGGTCAGCTTTGGCCTGGTCTGTCTTCCCTGCCAAATGCATCTTCATGTAGCGCTCCTTCGCTTTTTGCTTTTCAATCTCTTCTCTGTAGAAACACAGTGAAattaaaacacagacacatttagcCAGGACAGGTGGAAGTGACACTGCAGATGCTTCAATGCGAGAACTTAACTCTACCAGTAATAGGGATGGGGACCTCCAATATAAGAGATACATGTTACTTCTGCTTTGGAACAGACTTGTGAAGATGTCTGATCAGAGATTTACTGAAAAGATGTTTCACTGTGACGTTACCAATTGGAAACCCTGTGTTAAAGGGTTTCAATCCTTATTTTATTTGACCAATTTATAATTCCTTTTCTACAACAGAATGCTTAATGATATTCGGGATAAAAAtggcaaaatgattgttaatgtgGTATGAACAAAAATCACAAACTTATTGTCTCATACATAATAACTAGTCCAGAACATAAACATTAGTAGTATTGGAAGGATTTCTATCATACTTTGTTATATGGGCTAGGTGCAGGTAGATAAAAGGGAGATCTATTTTACAGCCCTGTCTATGAGGATGACAGAAGATGACAAAAAGCCCCGAGCTGTGTGTCAAAAAGGGACTGTTACTGATTTTATTTGTAACACTTGGGGGATGATTAGACACCTTATGTGCTATCATGTTCAGTAACAGACAAATTTTAACGTACCTTTCTCTCCTTGATAATTGCTTGGGCTCATCCAACTCAATCTGCGTCACCTTCTTAGATTTCTGAGCCACTCTGTTGGGGTTTTCAATTTGTATTAAGCCCTCCACACCAGTTCGCTTCCTCTACAAACACATCACAATAGTTCACAACATTTTTACacattgaaatttaaaaaattagaGTGACAGCAAAAGGATGACTAATAAACTCTGGTGTTACTATGTACACTGCTATGGTGTAGAGTGTCATTAACTGGCTTTACTGCACATTTACAAATACTTTACTAAAAGTGAAGTTTTAACAGTAGAGTTGAATTGAAAATGTTTGTGTGGTGGTACCTCAGAAGCTTCATCATCACTGTCATCTGATCCTGATGCTGGAAGCTTGTCCTCTACTGTGTCAGTGTGAGCTGCACCCGCATCATTGTCATCTTGATCTTGCTCttgctgaaacacaaaaaagaaaaccacatGAAGTCAAACACATGCTGTAACAACAGGGAATACACACAACATCTATGCACATGTTCTACTGTACATGTTCCCTGTTcacaaactgtgagtgtgttgTTTGGAACATCTGGCAGTTTACCAGGTTGAAACGTTAACCTGTATTAAGATGCCACTAAAATGCATTATGGAAAGTGTGGGATTCGGAATTTGACAGGCTTATGTCTTAAAGTACAATTACGTCGTCCCAATGTGTTTGTTGGGACTTATGGATCAGCCAGTTTACCAACTTTACTGACATGCACCATCAACTCAGCAGAGGATCATTTTTTGAGCATCTGTGATGCATAACTGTTGATTCACAATTCACCGaccttttttctctccttttctgcTTTCATCTGGGCGTCGATCTCCTCTGGGCTGGTGTACGTCCGCATACGGCCCTTATGGCCACCTTTTTTACCTGTAGCAATGATAATGTAAGAAAAAGAGACAACACAGGAACTACTTGATACAGGTTTGACAGCAGGGATGACAGCGAGAGAGCACAACAGTGTCAAAAGAAGCAAAGCGGTGTGTAAACAGGCTGTCAGTCCTACTTTACTACCATCTAAACTCAGACATGTAGTTAAGTTAGAAAACCATCTGTGTTCGCCAGGATCGCTGGTAGCTGACAGTGAGCTAACATAAGTGCAAAAACCAATTTCAACGCAGTGTCATGAGTTTAAAGATTGTCCATACCTCCCTTCGGCATTTTGACAAACGACGCCTTCGTAAATTCCCTAATGAGTAATACtgacaaaaaacataaatgttAAGGCAGCGACTCGAACTGACAGCTGGCTAAACTCACAGCAGAAATTAGCACTGGAATACTCTGAGTGGATCAACGATTTGCctgacaaaaaaaattctgatacaagGAATGATCAATCATTTAATAATTGCAGCTTATTTAACTGTctaaatatttcacattttcacgTTAACTACCAATTCCCTGTACTAAAAGACATGAACTGCAGGTAAAATTGGCCCAAATTATGTTGTTTATTTTAAGGCACTTTGTTAGCTCGCTAAAGTGATGCAATATGCCAGGAACGACAGAAAACGTCATACTTTAATTTTAGCAGAGTAAAAATATATGTACGGACTTATATGAATATTTCTACACACATATGTACTTTAGGAGCCTGAAATTAGTTTTCAGTATTGATTCAGCTCTCATAAATACGGTTTTAAATTCTTAGTGAAGGCGTCATTCGAGCGACAAGAGTCGGATATGGACCCCTGAGTGACGTTTAACCTTAGCGCCCGTGAAGGCTTCGTGATAAGAAGACGAAAACACCGGGAACTTTTGTtctatttttaacaaaaaaatagaaaaatgccCAAAGTAAAGAGGAGTCGGAAGCCGCCTCCAGATGGCTGGGAGCTCATTGAGCCCACTTTGGATGAGCTGGATCAGAAAATGAGAGAAGGTAAGCCGGTAGAGCGTTATTGTCGACTGAACCCGATCTCCAACACTTAGCCGAGGAGCTGATGGCTGTGAAATAGTTATAGGTTTTATTTGTAACGTTTCAGTTTGTAATACTCCACCATTTGTCTAAACCTTTGTGTGTATTTACAGGTAGATTTTGGTCCCGACCTTTGTTAGACTTGCGTAAAATGAAATGATACTTTGTTCAAATTTGGACTTGGTAAACACGACTTTTTCAGGTATCTCCAGCTCCGTGATTACTTTGTAAAGGAAATACAATGTTCTGTGATAGAGACTCTCTCTCATCTAATTCAAATACTGGTGGACGTCTATAAAGGTTTCAGTAACAAAAACATCACTGGCAAAATTTATACAGCTTTGAATTCAAAGGACAATGAGATATATTTTCAGGCAAAAAATCAATGGGAGAGAGACCTGCAAGAGGAAATACCAAATGTGATATGGCCAGAGGGATAGAAATCTCAAAATTGTACAGCAAACTCACGAACCTGAAGGGATTTCTGTTGGAAAAGTCTGGTCCGCTTCTTTATAACACCTGTACGAAAATCACAGTTTTTTGGTGTTCAGTTTTCTTGCTGGAGGGAGTGCAGATCACTTGAGGCAGATCAAGCACATTtattctggtcctgtcctggtattgttggcttttggggaaATATGATCAAAtcgatgtattcagtttttggtgttcattttgatatgtcattggctactttgttttttagcaccCCTCCCAGAAGAATTATGTAAAAGTGATGTATATCTGTTTAGAATACTGCTCACCACgggcaaaaaagccatcaccaaatattggcaaaaaaaatccccttgttgccaaaaaaaaaaaaattgtcagtcatatccatttaatggaaataatGACCTACAATCTCTGCTTACAACAACACAAGtattggaaaaaatgggactttttcattcaatctgtggacagtgaGCAGTATGTAActgtctgaatgtacctgtgaccatttctctgtttgttttgtaccttatactaaaccaataaaaataaagtacaaaaaaagaaatgttttgtttAACTACAAATATGTTTTAGAATAACCAGGGCCTTATACTCTATATATTTTTAGTGTCTCCGTGTATGAAtctagctgattttttttttttttttccattttagttcgGAAGAAAATGTCCAGGCTGCACTGATTTAACACTTTTGGAACGCTAATTGCTATTCATCAGTAACATCACTGTGACTTAACTAAAATAATTCTTTCTTTGTAATCACTACTAGCCAGTTAAGAAATGTAAAGAGAAGTCTTCTAAAAGGACGGTAGGAAATTGGCGCTAATGGTTCAGTCTCTTGTGATGTATTGGAATCATAGATATCCAGACAGATGACGTAAAGGAACAGCCTTAGTGGAGTCTGCTCCAGGATTACATCAACCTCACCAACTGGGCACAAGAATGTGGGTTTTAGTCAACTAATCTCAACTCAAATGATCAGCTTTGGGACGTTTTGGACTGAGCACTGACCACCTCCATCAGAACAACAGAATGAAGGAacatctttttgtaaaattgCTTTTTTCCTTCCATCAAAGCTCACCCAAATGTAGAGATTTTTAGGCATATTGAAGCACATGTTGACCTAACACCTTTGTTAAATTGCTAGTACAAGTCAGATGTGATGCTGACAGTTTCAGTTCTATTCATAACACATTTGCATTCGAAGGAATTTGTATTATTGTTAGGAAACTCTTGACTTTCCTGTGTGTGTTCCAGCTGAAACAGAGCCTCATGAGGGGAAGAGAAAGGTGGAGTCCCTTTGGCCGATTTTCAGGCTGCATCATCAGCGGAGTCGATACATCTACGATCTCTTCTACAAAAGGAAAGCCATCAGCAGAGGTTTGTGGATTTATCTTGTTATGCTGCCAGACGTATAAAGCCCACGCATGGCTCTGTTATTTGTAGTGGATGTTAAACTGGTGATATCTGTCTTTGTTGGCAGAGCTGTATGAGTACTGTATAAAGGAAGGCTACGCAGACAAGAACTTGATTGCGAAGTGGAAAAAACAGGGCTATGAAAATCTGTGCTGCCTGCGCTGCATCCAGACACGAGATACCAATTTTGGAACCAACTGCATCTGCAGAGTCCCTAAGAGCAAGCTGGAAGTTGTAAGTATGACCCAGTTTAAGATGCCTGCTGCATATCCCCCACATCACattgcatttggcagatgcttttatccaaagcgacttacaaaaGGAAGGATCAAATCAAGCATCAGTGTTAAAGTACAATAAGCAAAATATTATCAAGTGCAAGAAAAATTGGGTGAAATGCAATTGTAGTAAACAGgagaacagaacaaaaaaaggGGGGGATTTGTTTAAGGAGAGAAGTCAAGTCaactttataaagcactttaaaacaacacagttggccaaagtgctgtacagacataaaaactattaaaacataaaaaatgaataaaaacaatgaaagtaATGATACATTAAGACAATAAAAGCCTACCCCTCACACTGAGTTAAAAGCTAAGGAGAAAAATATGTTTCAAGAGAGGATTTAAAAATAGAAATTGAGTCGGCCTGCCTGATGCACAAAGGTAGTTCATTCCACAGTTCGGAGGCAGCAActgagaagaaaaacaacagtGTGATAGTTGATTAGTAGAATGGATGACTTGGCCCAATGATGTTGTGTACATGGCAAAGAGCAGGGCCTCCAGCAccgagccttgggggaccccagTGGAGAGGAATTGTGGCAGGGATGTTTGCCCTTGCCGTGTCACTGAAAACAAATGCCCAGTGTTATATGCCCTTGAGGCTTCATTCTCATCCTGTTTCTGATTCTTTCACTTGCCTTCCTTTTGCATGAGATAACTGTGATGATCTGTGGGAAGACATATAGGTCTATTTTGCTAGAAATTATAGAATCACTTAAAAAGTTGAACAGTACATCCAGTATTCTTCCATCAGCAGCATCTCAATTAAAACAATTTACTTGGATGAATAACTGGATAAACCTACTTACAGTATGTGCAGAAGATTTAAAGGATTGAGGAAAATAGACATTTATACCTTAAAATTACATTCATTAAATTACATTCAGATGTTAATATTCTTACTCTGTTCACACAAGTTAACTTTTAGATGCAGCTCTAAAATCTAAGATGAATAAAATACTTTACAAATATGTGAATGCAAAGACGAAGCACAGCTCTTCCTGGTGAAGGGTTAACTGAATAGTATGGTGACGCGTAAATCCTTTGTGTCTGCTTGATATACTAATTCTAACCCTGACCTTTATTTCCTCTCTGCAGGGAAGGATCATTGAGTGCACCCACTGTGGATGCAGAGGATGTTCTGGCTAATTGCAGTGTTTGGACATCTGCGTGTTTTCTGTTGCTCAT
This region includes:
- the shmt1 gene encoding serine hydroxymethyltransferase, cytosolic; amino-acid sequence: MSLTNGHCVSKETWDSHNKMMLEPLSVSDSEVFSIIKKEKHRQTYGLELIASENFASRAVLEALGSCMNNKYSEGYPGQRYYGGTEHVDELERLCQKRALEAYGLDSDKWGINVQPYSGSPANFAVYTAVVEPHGRIMGLDLPDGGHLTHGFMTEKKKISATSIFFESMPYKVNPETGYIDYDRLQENARLFHPKLIIAGTSCYSRNLDYARMRQIANENGAYLMADMAHISGLVAAGVVPSPFEYCDIVTTTTHKTLRGCRAGLIFFRKGVRSVDAKGKEILYNLESLINQAVFPGLQGGPHNHAIAGVAVALKQAMTPEFKAYQMQVLANCRALSSALIDHGYKIVTGGSDNHLILLDLRSKGTDGGRAEKVLEACAIACNKNTCPGDKSALRPSGLRFGSPALTSRGLVEDDFKKVAAFIHRGIELTLEVQRSMEPKATLKEFIQNLAQGEKFQQRVAEIKAEVEAFASQFPMPGLPEL
- the pdap1b gene encoding pdgfa associated protein 1b — its product is MPKGGKKGGHKGRMRTYTSPEEIDAQMKAEKERKKQEQDQDDNDAGAAHTDTVEDKLPASGSDDSDDEASERKRTGVEGLIQIENPNRVAQKSKKVTQIELDEPKQLSRREREEIEKQKAKERYMKMHLAGKTDQAKADLARLAIIRKQREEAAKKKEEEKKAKEAAAAAARGMNSLSLK
- the bud31 gene encoding protein BUD31 homolog, producing the protein MPKVKRSRKPPPDGWELIEPTLDELDQKMREAETEPHEGKRKVESLWPIFRLHHQRSRYIYDLFYKRKAISRELYEYCIKEGYADKNLIAKWKKQGYENLCCLRCIQTRDTNFGTNCICRVPKSKLEVGRIIECTHCGCRGCSG